Proteins co-encoded in one Jeotgalibacillus malaysiensis genomic window:
- a CDS encoding branched-chain alpha-keto acid dehydrogenase subunit E2, which produces MAKEIFMPKLSSTMEVGTLLQWFKEEGDSVDIGEPLFEIMTDKINIEVESYEEGILLKKYFEEDDEVPINHVVGYIGEAGEKVPDTPPGESGAAPQEDAEDTAAEAEPQQRAEAQSEAAPASQDHHLSDEKIRATPAARRVSREESVSLTDVSGSGPNGRIHQGDVMAFVSSRSSTKATPLAKKVAEGEGVNLQEVKGTGSHGKIYRADVEAAGESTQTSAATGGKRVKMDGIRKVVAQRMLQSKTTAPHVTLTTEVDMTEAISMRKQLLGPIEQQTGFRVSYTEIILKAVAYSLTRHPNINVSLEGNEIVYKDEINLGLAVAVDNGLIVPVVRHADQKGLSALTAECKRLGKAARDSKVKPEEMAGGTFTVSNLGMYAIDAFTPVINQPESSILGVGRINEKPVGVNGDIVLRPMMVLSLSFDHRVIDGAPAAAFLTELKETLEQPFKLLV; this is translated from the coding sequence ATGGCGAAAGAAATATTCATGCCAAAGCTCAGCAGCACCATGGAAGTTGGAACGCTGCTGCAGTGGTTTAAAGAAGAAGGTGATTCCGTTGATATTGGAGAGCCTTTATTTGAAATTATGACAGATAAGATCAATATCGAAGTAGAGTCGTATGAAGAGGGGATTCTGCTGAAGAAGTATTTCGAAGAGGACGATGAAGTGCCGATTAATCATGTGGTCGGCTATATCGGAGAGGCAGGGGAAAAAGTACCTGACACACCACCGGGCGAATCAGGTGCAGCGCCGCAGGAGGATGCCGAAGATACAGCAGCTGAAGCCGAACCGCAGCAGCGAGCTGAAGCGCAGTCTGAAGCAGCACCTGCCTCACAGGACCATCATTTATCTGATGAGAAAATCAGAGCCACACCTGCTGCGAGAAGAGTCTCAAGAGAAGAGAGCGTCTCCCTTACTGATGTCTCCGGATCCGGACCAAACGGGAGAATTCATCAGGGTGATGTCATGGCTTTTGTATCCTCGCGTTCTTCAACAAAAGCAACACCGCTTGCGAAAAAAGTCGCGGAAGGAGAAGGTGTGAACTTGCAGGAGGTCAAAGGAACAGGATCACACGGAAAAATCTATCGTGCAGACGTTGAAGCTGCCGGTGAGTCCACTCAGACATCTGCTGCAACTGGCGGCAAACGTGTGAAGATGGATGGTATCCGCAAAGTCGTAGCGCAGCGCATGCTCCAAAGTAAAACGACAGCGCCACACGTAACCCTGACGACAGAAGTCGATATGACTGAAGCAATCAGTATGCGTAAGCAGCTGCTCGGACCGATTGAACAACAGACCGGCTTCAGGGTTTCCTATACAGAGATCATTCTAAAAGCCGTTGCTTATTCATTAACCCGTCATCCGAATATCAATGTTTCTTTAGAAGGAAATGAGATTGTCTATAAGGATGAGATCAACCTCGGACTTGCAGTCGCTGTTGATAACGGATTAATCGTGCCGGTGGTCAGACATGCAGATCAAAAAGGCCTTTCAGCACTGACAGCAGAATGCAAACGTCTTGGAAAGGCAGCGCGTGACAGCAAGGTGAAGCCTGAAGAAATGGCAGGAGGTACCTTCACAGTCAGCAACCTTGGCATGTATGCGATTGATGCTTTCACACCGGTCATCAACCAGCCTGAATCATCCATTCTGGGCGTCGGACGTATCAACGAAAAGCCTGTCGGTGTAAATGGTGATATCGTGCTCCGCCCAATGATGGTGCTGAGCCTGTCATTTGATCACCGGGTCATTGACGGTGCTCCGGCTGCTGCATTCTTAACGGAACTGAAAGAGACACTTGAACAGCCTTTTAAATTACTGGTCTAA